From the genome of Vicia villosa cultivar HV-30 ecotype Madison, WI linkage group LG2, Vvil1.0, whole genome shotgun sequence, one region includes:
- the LOC131648681 gene encoding uncharacterized protein LOC131648681 yields MAQRNFIVTMHYNGYIINDLTNGFSFSNTETIRFKVHCMSDFMHLKEHIETKLQLFVIEIIYLLPLFKGDNDNIFYIMKKIEDDDAVNVMFECHNSFAPLDSLESYVRIVGADLNQTQESHSHKYGLSQPTNEEPTQNNEPFIPNEEVDEYNDDEIHEVRHVDDNDEYIVMPSQNTNAQPISMYALPAHMRNICLEESQPESKFGSYKGNCNADDLYNGMEFEDKKACFAALQHWHITNNVDYSVYKFDNKRYVIKCRDPDYPFKCRASISKKNSKWTIGKLRVPHVYRTTSMPQDHRQLT; encoded by the coding sequence ATGGCTCAGAGAAACTTCATTGTAACAATGCACTACAATGGTTATATCATCAACGATCTAACTAACGGTTTCTCATTTAGCAATACCGAAACAATACGTTTCAAAGTACATTGCATGTCCGATTTTATGCATTTGAAGGAACACATTGAAACAAAATTGCAACTTTTCGTAATTGAAATTATATATCTACTTCCATTATTTAAAGGAGACAACGACAACATTTTTTACATCATGAAAAAAATTGAGGATGACGATGCAGTCAATGTGATGTTCGAATGTCACAATTCCTTTGCTCCTCTAGACTCGCTGGAGTCATATGTTCGCATTGTTGGTGCTGACCTTAATCAAACACAAGAGTCTCATTCTCATAAATATGGTTTGAGTCAACCCACTAATGAAGAGCCAACACAAAACAACGAACCATTCATACCCAATGAAGAGGTGGATGAATACAATGATGATGAAATACATGAAGTGCGACATGTAGATGATAATGATGAATATATCGTTATGCCTTCACAAAATACAAATGCACAACCGATAAGTATGTATGCCCTGCCGGCGCACATGCGAAATATCTGTTTAGAGGAGTCACAACCTGAATCAAAATTTGGTTCATACAAAGGAAACTGTAACGCTGATGATTTATATAATGGAATGGAGTTTGAAGACAAGAAGGCGTGCTTTGCTGCTTTACAACATTGGCATATCACAAACAATGTTGACTATTCGGTGTATAAATTTGACAACAAAAGGTACGTGATCAAATGTAGGGATCCAGATTATCCATTCAAATGTAGAGCTTCAATTAGCAAGAAGAACTCAAAGTGGACGATCGGTAAGCTTCGTGTACCACATGTCTACAGAACTACTTCAATGCCACAAGACCATAGACAACTTACATAG